Proteins encoded together in one Caldisericum sp. window:
- the rsmG gene encoding 16S rRNA (guanine(527)-N(7))-methyltransferase RsmG, which produces MSEFTEKLREALTSSSLPFDEAALTYFEVYKNLLLDWNSNMNLTAVRDEDGIIYKHFIDSLMVFKVVDNFSSFLDVGSGAGFPGVPVKIVKRDVKLSLIESQKKKATFLQILLERLAFTDANVYNARAEDLAKDTLRESFDVVSEREFGKIPINLEIGLPFVKVGGHLLLYKGAKDLEKLDIFKIFIEELGGSVDRVFPYKLNDSIERYIISIKKEWYTPKRYPRSYSSMLRDLKKWGEFA; this is translated from the coding sequence ATGAGTGAATTTACCGAAAAATTGAGGGAGGCTCTCACTTCTTCCTCCCTCCCCTTTGATGAAGCGGCACTTACATACTTTGAGGTCTATAAAAATCTTCTTCTCGATTGGAATTCCAATATGAACCTTACAGCAGTTCGTGATGAAGATGGCATAATATACAAGCATTTTATTGACTCTCTAATGGTCTTTAAGGTTGTGGATAACTTTTCAAGTTTCCTCGATGTTGGAAGTGGTGCAGGATTCCCAGGAGTGCCTGTGAAAATCGTAAAAAGGGATGTAAAACTATCACTTATTGAATCTCAAAAGAAAAAGGCAACATTCCTTCAAATTCTCCTTGAGCGTCTTGCTTTTACTGATGCAAATGTCTATAATGCGCGTGCAGAGGACCTTGCAAAGGACACCTTAAGGGAAAGTTTTGATGTAGTTTCAGAGCGTGAATTTGGTAAAATTCCTATAAATCTCGAGATTGGGCTTCCTTTTGTTAAGGTTGGAGGGCACCTTCTTCTTTACAAAGGCGCAAAAGACCTTGAGAAATTGGATATCTTTAAGATTTTTATTGAGGAATTAGGCGGCTCGGTAGATCGGGTTTTCCCTTACAAACTTAACGACTCTATTGAGCGTTATATAATTTCAATTAAAAAAGAGTGGTACACACCAAAGCGCTACCCGAGAAGTTATAGTTCAATGCTAAGGGACCTCAAAAAGTGGGGAGAGTTTGCATAA
- a CDS encoding GGDEF domain-containing protein has protein sequence MEPNPYAVFVFKRRVKTFKSLLEGRLKEEKDFFQTLKLPKVTNLKELAESSEFIKNALKAFSILEKPLEVKLSKDNNEFIFEISEHSEKPYAIVMRIIPQDIISAFRETNYGLPVATVLLDNESRILDVNPQFERLFGYKKEEIIGKDLNKLIVPEEEVQDGYALDEVATETGYIRVERTRLAKDGRKIPVLVSGSPFILKGKKVGIIEVYEDIRDLKKIQEAFYYQATHDILTGLPNRYLLEDRFNMEKARAERVGSKVALFFIDVNRFKDINDTYGHDVGDKVLKYVANKLVKSVRKTDSVIRFGGDEFVVVFDEVKNIEDIVSIAVKMVNVFSEPFKEGDLKIDVGVNIGIAVCPDDGKTLEELLRKGDIAMYEAKATGTNNFVFYSKEIEEARLKKISDLKIREFMFKLVFDKAPLPEVIIDDEFKALRVNETFKNVFNVDIRKVYGKAIKDLDLLRPLKTFISDPENLGKAFSFSVKYGEKYYNIECTASALKSFGRTFYLIIFKEVV, from the coding sequence ATGGAACCAAATCCTTACGCCGTGTTTGTCTTTAAAAGGAGAGTAAAAACCTTTAAAAGCCTTTTAGAGGGAAGGCTTAAGGAGGAGAAAGATTTCTTTCAAACATTAAAATTGCCTAAGGTAACGAATCTTAAAGAATTAGCGGAATCAAGCGAATTTATAAAGAATGCCTTGAAGGCTTTTTCAATCTTAGAAAAACCTCTTGAAGTTAAACTCAGTAAGGATAATAATGAATTTATTTTTGAGATAAGCGAACACTCTGAAAAGCCGTATGCAATTGTTATGAGAATTATCCCACAGGATATAATTTCTGCTTTTAGAGAAACAAATTATGGGCTTCCCGTTGCAACTGTCCTCCTTGATAATGAATCTCGCATTTTAGATGTTAACCCTCAGTTTGAAAGGTTGTTTGGCTACAAAAAAGAAGAGATCATAGGAAAAGATCTTAATAAACTCATTGTTCCAGAAGAAGAAGTTCAGGATGGGTATGCACTTGATGAAGTTGCAACCGAGACTGGCTATATAAGGGTAGAAAGGACTCGCCTTGCAAAAGATGGTAGAAAAATTCCGGTGCTTGTATCGGGTTCGCCGTTTATTTTAAAAGGTAAAAAGGTTGGTATTATTGAAGTTTATGAGGATATAAGGGATTTAAAGAAAATCCAGGAAGCCTTTTACTACCAGGCAACACATGACATTCTTACTGGTCTTCCAAATAGGTATCTTCTCGAAGATAGGTTTAATATGGAGAAAGCAAGGGCAGAAAGAGTCGGTTCAAAAGTTGCGCTTTTCTTTATTGATGTGAATAGATTTAAGGATATTAACGACACCTATGGGCACGATGTTGGTGATAAAGTCCTAAAGTATGTTGCAAACAAACTCGTAAAAAGTGTTAGAAAAACTGATTCCGTTATCCGCTTTGGAGGGGATGAATTTGTTGTGGTTTTTGACGAAGTTAAAAATATTGAAGATATCGTTTCGATTGCAGTTAAGATGGTAAATGTATTTTCTGAACCATTTAAGGAAGGCGACTTGAAGATAGATGTCGGTGTAAACATAGGTATTGCAGTTTGCCCTGACGATGGGAAAACATTAGAAGAACTCTTAAGAAAAGGCGATATTGCGATGTATGAGGCAAAGGCAACAGGAACTAATAACTTTGTGTTTTATTCAAAGGAAATCGAAGAAGCAAGGCTTAAGAAGATTTCGGATTTGAAGATAAGAGAGTTTATGTTTAAACTTGTTTTTGATAAAGCGCCCCTGCCTGAGGTAATCATCGATGACGAGTTTAAAGCCCTTAGGGTAAATGAAACTTTCAAAAATGTCTTTAATGTCGATATTAGAAAAGTTTATGGTAAGGCAATCAAAGACCTTGATCTTTTAAGACCACTTAAAACTTTTATTTCCGACCCTGAAAACCTTGGAAAAGCTTTCTCTTTTAGCGTCAAATATGGCGAAAAGTATTATAATATTGAGTGTACAGCAAGTGCATTAAAAAGTTTTGGGAGGACTTTTTACTTAATAATATTTAAGGAGGTGGTATAG
- a CDS encoding branched-chain amino acid transaminase, whose translation MKEAKFIYFNGEFVEWNKASIHILSHVIQYGSGVFEGIRAYETKLGTAIFRAYDHYKRLKESMKMYRMETSETVEDYINITKELLIKNGLKSAYIRPVVYRGLGPISPNPLHAPVETAIAAFEMPNLFDEKVEKGINVCVSSYRRFAPDTIPAVAKATGNYLNSQLAMMEAELNGFDEAVMLDIYGNISEGPGENIFLVKDGALFTPSLTNSILKGITRDSIIKIAGLLNIPVYEQDLPREMLYAADEVFFCGTAAEITPIVSVDRIKVGDGSVGTITRMLIGKFREIVYEGKDPFNWLEFVEAEGY comes from the coding sequence GTGAAAGAGGCAAAATTTATTTACTTTAACGGCGAATTTGTGGAGTGGAACAAGGCAAGCATCCACATCCTTTCGCATGTAATCCAGTATGGTTCAGGTGTGTTTGAAGGCATAAGGGCATACGAAACAAAACTTGGGACTGCTATATTCAGAGCATACGACCACTATAAAAGGCTTAAAGAATCAATGAAGATGTATCGAATGGAAACAAGCGAGACTGTTGAGGATTATATTAACATAACAAAAGAACTTCTCATAAAAAATGGGCTTAAGAGCGCGTATATAAGACCTGTAGTCTATAGGGGACTTGGGCCAATTTCTCCAAACCCATTGCATGCACCAGTAGAAACTGCAATTGCAGCGTTTGAAATGCCAAACCTCTTTGATGAAAAAGTTGAAAAAGGGATAAATGTGTGTGTTTCTTCCTACAGGCGATTTGCGCCTGACACAATTCCTGCAGTCGCAAAGGCAACAGGAAACTATCTTAATTCCCAGCTTGCAATGATGGAAGCAGAACTCAACGGCTTTGATGAAGCGGTTATGCTCGACATTTATGGAAACATTTCTGAAGGACCTGGCGAAAACATATTCCTTGTAAAAGATGGAGCACTCTTTACGCCTTCGCTAACAAACTCGATACTGAAAGGTATTACAAGAGATTCAATAATAAAAATTGCAGGGCTTCTTAATATTCCTGTTTACGAGCAAGACCTACCAAGAGAAATGCTTTACGCAGCAGATGAGGTGTTCTTCTGTGGCACGGCAGCAGAAATTACTCCAATAGTTTCAGTTGACAGGATTAAAGTTGGCGATGGCTCGGTTGGGACGATTACAC
- the clpB gene encoding ATP-dependent chaperone ClpB → MDQNKFTEKVQEALLDAKSIAVTYGNEAVDVEHLLVALINQQDGFVPMILESIGAPKNEIIKELYTRIERFPKSYVKEDSQFYVTNRLNALFARAESEAKALGDEFISTEHLFLASLTDYEIGQIYAKYGINRQNVLAAIQSIRGGKKVEDRTPEEKVKVLEKYGRDLVKLAKEGKLDPVIGRDEEIRRTIQILSRRTKNNPILIGEAGVGKTAIVEGIAQRIVSGDVPETLKDKTIFQLDMGALVAGTKFRGEFEERLKAVLDELKKSEGQIILFIDEIHTIVGAGATGEGGMDASNMLKPALARGEIRTIGATTIDEYRKYIEKDAALQRRFQPVLVKEPSVEETIAILRGLKERYEVHHGVRIKDSALVAAAKLSHRYITDRFLPDKAIDLIDEAASLLRMQIDSMPVELDELTRKLKLLEMERRALEKETDEESKARLQDIEKEIANLKESVDALTLKWRKEKSIIEEIRKIKSQIEELKTKANLAQSQGDLDTAAKILYGDIPNLNKQLEAKYNELKQVQGDNPLLKEEVGEEEVAQVVSKWTGIPVSKMLKTEKEKLLNLEETLKKRVVGQDQAVEAVSNAIRRARAGLSDPNRPIGSFIFLGPTGVGKTELAKALAEALFDTEKALIRIDMSEYMEKFSVSRLIGAPPGYVGYEEGGQLTEAVRRQPYSVILLDEIEKAHPDVFNILLQVLDDGRLTDSKGRTVDFKNTIIIMTSNIGSKYISEINAIPGTAEYKEQYERVVERVYEEMRHIFRPEFLNRVDEIVVFNPLTLRELKAIVDLLLSKTNEKLKEKGIIVEFEDDVKTFIINKGYDPMYGARPLRRAIQKYIENPLAEFILREDIEKGEVVAYMDKGEVKFRLK, encoded by the coding sequence ATGGATCAGAACAAGTTTACTGAGAAGGTTCAGGAAGCCCTTCTTGATGCAAAGAGTATTGCAGTAACTTACGGTAACGAGGCAGTGGATGTTGAACATCTTCTTGTTGCGCTTATTAACCAGCAAGATGGCTTTGTGCCGATGATTCTTGAAAGTATCGGTGCACCTAAAAACGAAATTATAAAGGAACTCTATACAAGAATTGAAAGATTCCCCAAATCCTATGTTAAGGAAGATTCTCAATTTTATGTAACAAACAGACTAAATGCTCTATTTGCAAGGGCTGAATCCGAAGCAAAGGCGCTTGGAGATGAATTTATATCAACCGAACACCTGTTTTTGGCATCTCTTACTGATTACGAAATTGGTCAAATTTATGCAAAATATGGTATAAATAGGCAGAATGTTTTAGCAGCAATTCAATCAATAAGAGGAGGTAAGAAAGTGGAAGATAGGACACCTGAAGAAAAAGTAAAGGTACTCGAGAAATACGGAAGAGACCTTGTTAAGCTTGCAAAAGAAGGAAAACTTGACCCTGTAATTGGTAGAGACGAGGAAATAAGAAGGACAATTCAAATCCTTTCAAGGCGTACTAAAAACAATCCAATTCTTATAGGTGAAGCAGGCGTTGGAAAAACTGCAATAGTTGAAGGTATTGCACAGCGAATTGTGTCAGGCGATGTCCCTGAAACCCTCAAAGATAAAACAATCTTCCAGCTTGATATGGGAGCGCTTGTTGCAGGCACAAAGTTCAGAGGAGAGTTTGAAGAGAGATTAAAGGCAGTCCTCGATGAACTTAAAAAATCAGAAGGGCAGATTATTCTATTTATCGACGAAATACACACGATAGTTGGTGCAGGTGCAACAGGCGAAGGTGGAATGGATGCTTCAAATATGCTAAAGCCAGCACTTGCAAGAGGAGAGATAAGGACTATTGGTGCAACAACGATTGACGAATACAGGAAGTATATCGAAAAAGATGCAGCACTTCAAAGAAGATTCCAGCCAGTTCTTGTGAAGGAGCCATCGGTAGAAGAGACGATTGCAATATTGAGAGGACTTAAAGAAAGGTATGAAGTCCACCATGGAGTTAGAATTAAGGATTCAGCACTTGTCGCTGCAGCAAAACTTTCCCACAGGTACATAACTGATAGATTCCTACCAGACAAGGCAATCGACCTTATTGATGAAGCGGCGTCTCTATTGAGAATGCAAATTGACAGTATGCCTGTTGAATTAGATGAACTTACTCGAAAACTAAAACTCCTCGAAATGGAGAGAAGAGCCCTTGAAAAAGAGACTGACGAAGAATCAAAGGCACGCCTTCAGGATATTGAGAAGGAGATTGCAAACCTTAAAGAATCCGTAGATGCCCTTACCCTTAAGTGGAGAAAAGAAAAATCCATCATTGAGGAGATAAGAAAAATTAAATCTCAGATTGAGGAACTTAAAACAAAAGCAAACCTTGCCCAAAGTCAGGGTGACCTTGATACCGCAGCAAAAATTCTCTATGGCGACATTCCAAACCTCAATAAGCAACTTGAAGCAAAGTATAATGAGTTAAAACAGGTGCAAGGTGATAATCCTCTTCTTAAAGAAGAGGTTGGAGAAGAGGAAGTTGCTCAGGTTGTATCAAAGTGGACTGGCATTCCTGTTTCAAAGATGTTAAAGACAGAGAAGGAAAAACTACTCAACCTTGAAGAGACACTTAAAAAGCGTGTCGTAGGACAAGATCAGGCAGTTGAAGCAGTATCCAATGCGATAAGGCGTGCGCGCGCAGGGCTTTCTGACCCCAACAGGCCAATTGGCTCTTTCATCTTCCTTGGACCAACTGGTGTCGGTAAAACAGAACTTGCAAAGGCACTTGCAGAAGCACTTTTTGATACAGAAAAAGCACTTATAAGGATAGATATGTCAGAGTATATGGAGAAATTCTCTGTGTCAAGGCTAATAGGTGCGCCTCCAGGATATGTTGGTTATGAAGAGGGCGGCCAACTCACCGAGGCGGTAAGAAGACAACCATATTCTGTTATTCTCCTTGATGAGATAGAAAAAGCGCATCCTGATGTATTTAATATTCTCCTTCAGGTGCTTGATGATGGCAGGCTCACCGACTCGAAGGGAAGGACTGTTGACTTCAAGAACACAATCATCATAATGACTTCAAACATTGGAAGCAAGTATATTTCAGAGATTAACGCCATACCTGGGACTGCGGAGTATAAAGAACAGTATGAGCGTGTTGTTGAAAGAGTCTATGAAGAGATGAGACATATCTTCCGTCCAGAGTTCCTTAACAGAGTTGACGAGATCGTTGTATTCAACCCTCTTACCCTCAGGGAGCTCAAGGCGATTGTGGATCTTCTTCTTTCAAAGACAAACGAAAAACTCAAGGAGAAAGGCATTATTGTCGAATTTGAAGATGATGTAAAGACATTTATTATAAACAAAGGATACGACCCAATGTACGGTGCGCGTCCTTTGAGGCGTGCAATACAGAAATACATTGAAAACCCGCTTGCAGAATTTATACTCCGTGAGGATATAGAGAAAGGCGAAGTAGTTGCCTATATGGATAAAGGCGAGGTTAAGTTCAGGCTTAAATGA